One Lysinibacillus sp. OF-1 DNA segment encodes these proteins:
- a CDS encoding DUF3888 domain-containing protein, whose amino-acid sequence MKKIATLMTIVTILIMPSKIYAQSEQADEKLITDTLITILNPFIEKEIDHYYGYPKQYGLYDANILNVIRESQFSFRVNVQVTTFEHAHSPPYSKEIITFEISPTDVNTLHYKHEADNVEKAIDAFYRTTLLDIQQSFNLNLASFISYRYNQLQYKAEINNEMKPLATIADEIANNILFPERKIPYKNVVDPVTFIKDNTGYMLFKRADGTNVSYQLQKKDGTWTVINKASKPGKKMQHQLPWYI is encoded by the coding sequence ATGAAAAAAATCGCTACTTTAATGACTATAGTCACTATTTTGATTATGCCCAGTAAGATTTATGCACAAAGCGAACAAGCTGATGAGAAACTCATCACTGATACATTGATAACAATCCTTAATCCATTTATAGAAAAGGAAATTGACCATTACTACGGCTATCCTAAGCAGTATGGCTTGTATGATGCGAACATTTTGAACGTTATTAGGGAAAGTCAGTTTAGCTTTAGGGTTAACGTTCAAGTTACTACTTTTGAACATGCCCATTCCCCACCATATAGCAAGGAAATCATTACGTTTGAAATCAGTCCAACTGATGTGAACACCCTTCACTATAAACATGAGGCAGATAATGTAGAAAAAGCAATAGATGCATTCTATCGCACAACACTTTTAGACATACAGCAGAGCTTTAATTTGAATTTAGCCTCGTTCATTTCCTATCGATACAATCAATTGCAATACAAGGCTGAAATAAATAATGAAATGAAGCCTCTTGCTACGATTGCAGATGAAATAGCAAACAATATTTTATTTCCTGAGCGAAAGATACCCTATAAAAATGTAGTTGACCCTGTCACCTTTATCAAAGACAATACAGGCTATATGCTCTTTAAAAGGGCAGATGGGACCAATGTAAGCTATCAGCTGCAAAAGAAAGACGGCACATGGACCGTAATAAATAAAGCAAGTAAGCCAGGTAAGAAAATGCAGCATCAATTACCCTGGTATATATAA
- a CDS encoding Lsa family ABC-F type ribosomal protection protein, translated as MSMIQVQDLTFSYPSSFDYIFEGVNFQIDTDWKLGFIGRNGRGKTTFFNLLLGNYEYSGNIISSVEFTYFPYPVSDPNKYTYEIFEEICPLAEDWEYIREIAYLDVDAEVMYRPFQTLSNGEQTKVLLAALFLTEGQFLLIDEPTNHLDTDARKTISNYLRKKKGFILISHDRAFLDGCVDHILSINRANIDVQSGNYSTWKLNFDRQQEHEEATNQRLQKDIDRLTQSSKRSVGWSNQVEASKNGTTNSGSKLDKGFVGHKAAKMMKRAKNLESRQQKAIHEKSKLLKNVEKTESLKVQPLAFPSKDMVVVTDVSIQYDDNFVNQPISFKVAQGDRIVLDGKNGSGKSSILQLLLGKPIQHTGSIHLAAGLIISYVQQDTAHLKGALSDFIEEHAIDETLFKSILRKMDFERIQFDKDISHYSGGQKKKLLIAKSLCEKAHLYIWDEPLNFIDIYSRMQIEELIQSFNPTMIFVEHDQAFQQTVATKTIALS; from the coding sequence ATGTCAATGATACAAGTACAAGACTTAACGTTTTCTTACCCAAGCAGCTTTGATTATATTTTTGAGGGTGTCAACTTTCAGATTGATACAGATTGGAAACTTGGATTTATCGGTAGGAATGGTCGTGGGAAGACAACATTTTTTAATTTGCTATTAGGGAATTATGAGTATAGTGGGAACATCATTTCTTCAGTAGAATTTACTTATTTCCCCTATCCTGTTTCAGACCCAAATAAATATACGTACGAAATTTTTGAAGAAATTTGCCCTCTGGCAGAAGATTGGGAATATATTCGTGAAATAGCCTATCTAGATGTCGATGCTGAGGTCATGTATCGCCCTTTTCAAACATTATCTAATGGAGAGCAAACAAAGGTGTTGCTTGCAGCGCTCTTTTTAACAGAGGGACAGTTTCTATTAATTGATGAGCCAACCAATCATCTCGATACAGATGCACGAAAGACGATCTCTAATTATCTACGCAAGAAAAAAGGATTTATTTTAATTTCGCATGACAGAGCCTTTTTAGATGGCTGTGTTGATCATATTTTATCGATCAATAGAGCCAATATTGATGTTCAAAGTGGTAACTACTCAACTTGGAAGTTAAATTTTGATCGACAGCAGGAACATGAAGAAGCAACTAATCAACGTCTGCAAAAAGATATCGACCGTTTAACGCAGTCTTCCAAGCGTTCGGTAGGTTGGTCTAATCAAGTGGAGGCTTCCAAAAATGGAACTACGAATTCGGGTTCTAAGCTAGATAAAGGCTTTGTTGGACATAAAGCAGCCAAGATGATGAAGCGAGCAAAGAACTTGGAATCTAGGCAGCAAAAAGCGATTCATGAAAAATCAAAACTGCTAAAAAATGTTGAAAAAACGGAATCTTTAAAAGTACAACCATTAGCATTTCCATCAAAAGACATGGTTGTTGTAACGGATGTATCAATTCAGTATGACGACAACTTTGTGAATCAGCCTATTAGCTTCAAAGTGGCGCAAGGTGATCGCATTGTTCTCGATGGCAAAAATGGAAGCGGAAAAAGTAGTATCCTACAGCTGCTTCTTGGCAAGCCTATACAGCATACAGGCTCTATACATTTAGCTGCTGGCCTTATTATCTCCTATGTTCAACAGGATACTGCTCATTTGAAGGGAGCATTATCGGATTTTATTGAAGAGCATGCTATAGATGAGACGTTATTTAAATCTATTCTGCGAAAGATGGACTTTGAGCGGATTCAATTTGATAAAGACATCTCACATTATTCAGGTGGGCAAAAGAAAAAGCTGTTGATTGCCAAAAGTTTGTGTGAAAAAGCACATCTCTATATTTGGGATGAACCCTTAAATTTTATTGATATTTATTCGCGCATGCAGATTGAAGAGCTTATTCAAAGTTTTAATCCTACAATGATTTTTGTGGAGCATGACCAAGCCTTTCAACAAACCGTGGCAACGAAAACAATAGCTTTGTCATAA